The Micromonospora krabiensis genome window below encodes:
- a CDS encoding PHP domain-containing protein, producing MPTRPPVRIDLHTHSTASDGTLSPPELVRAAAEAGLGVVAITDHDTTAGWAPALAALPPGLRLVRGAEISCRWFGAESAVPLHLLAYLFDPEHPDLVAELARVRVAREQRGERIVDLLRADGVDVSWPEILAGARGGTVGRPHIAQALIRAGLVASTNEAFGPDWLGERYRLPKEDIEVFHAVRLVRAAGGVPVFAHPRATRRGRVVPDELIADLAAAGLAGLEADHEDHSPAERAHVRALAAELGLLVTGSSDFHGTHKTVQLGAFTTGVEAYERIVAEAGGVTEVASG from the coding sequence TTGCCCACCCGCCCGCCGGTCCGCATCGACCTGCACACCCACTCCACCGCCAGCGACGGCACCCTCAGCCCGCCCGAGCTGGTCCGCGCGGCCGCCGAGGCGGGCCTCGGCGTGGTGGCGATCACCGACCACGACACGACCGCCGGCTGGGCGCCGGCGCTCGCCGCGCTGCCCCCGGGGTTGCGCCTGGTGCGGGGCGCGGAGATCTCCTGCCGCTGGTTCGGCGCCGAGTCGGCCGTCCCGCTGCACCTGCTGGCGTACCTCTTCGACCCCGAGCACCCCGACCTGGTCGCGGAGCTGGCCCGGGTGCGGGTCGCCCGGGAGCAGCGGGGAGAGCGGATCGTCGACCTGCTGCGTGCCGACGGCGTCGACGTCAGTTGGCCGGAGATCCTGGCCGGCGCGCGCGGCGGGACCGTGGGGCGTCCGCACATCGCGCAGGCGCTGATCCGGGCCGGCCTGGTCGCCAGCACCAACGAGGCCTTCGGGCCGGACTGGCTGGGGGAGCGCTACCGGTTGCCCAAGGAGGACATCGAGGTCTTCCACGCCGTCCGGCTGGTGCGCGCCGCCGGCGGCGTTCCGGTGTTCGCCCACCCCCGCGCCACCCGACGGGGCCGGGTGGTGCCCGACGAGCTGATCGCCGACCTGGCCGCGGCCGGGCTCGCCGGCCTGGAGGCCGACCACGAGGACCACTCGCCGGCGGAGCGGGCGCACGTCCGCGCCCTCGCCGCCGAGCTGGGGCTGCTGGTCACCGGTTCTTCCGACTTCCACGGCACGCACAAGACGGTCCAGCTGGGGGCGTTCACCACCGGGGTGGAGGCGTACGAGCGGATCGTCGCCGAGGCCGGCGGGGTGACCGAGGTCGCTTCCGGCTGA
- a CDS encoding SigE family RNA polymerase sigma factor, with protein MGRDPLEEEFREFVAARSSALLRTAYLLAGDWATAEDLLQTALTKTYLAWKRLGGIEAIEPYARRVMVNTSTSWWRRRWHGERPTEVLPERPAADEIERQLDRDLLWRHLRALPARQRAILVFRFYEDMSEAQTAALLDISTGTVKSQTSRALATLRRRMGAEAALDLPAAPEPAPAPQRPSRRIRPAVPSQPPSGPAGTTPFEPTVTPTDPDATPDAAPTPAATPARRTPAPRTGTGTGGAGVGDLAVPANALLSVTEEDAPVPAAAFGAATDAGAREVSATGKQR; from the coding sequence GTGGGCAGGGATCCACTGGAGGAGGAGTTCCGCGAGTTCGTCGCGGCTCGCTCCAGTGCGCTGCTGCGCACCGCCTATCTGCTGGCGGGCGACTGGGCGACCGCCGAGGACCTGCTCCAGACCGCGCTGACGAAGACCTACCTGGCCTGGAAGCGGCTCGGCGGGATCGAGGCGATCGAGCCGTACGCCCGACGTGTGATGGTCAACACGTCGACCAGCTGGTGGCGGCGGCGCTGGCACGGCGAGCGGCCCACCGAGGTGCTCCCGGAGCGGCCCGCGGCTGACGAGATCGAGCGGCAGCTCGACCGGGACCTGCTCTGGCGGCACCTGCGGGCGCTGCCCGCCCGGCAGCGCGCGATCCTGGTGTTCCGCTTCTACGAGGACATGTCCGAGGCGCAGACCGCCGCCCTGCTCGACATCTCGACGGGCACGGTGAAGAGCCAGACGTCCCGTGCCCTCGCCACCCTCCGGCGCCGGATGGGCGCCGAGGCCGCACTCGACCTGCCGGCCGCACCGGAGCCGGCGCCCGCGCCGCAGCGGCCGTCCCGGAGGATCCGGCCGGCCGTACCCTCGCAGCCACCGTCCGGGCCCGCCGGCACGACGCCCTTCGAACCGACCGTGACGCCGACCGACCCCGACGCCACGCCCGATGCCGCGCCGACGCCGGCCGCCACGCCCGCCCGCCGCACGCCCGCCCCGCGCACGGGCACGGGCACGGGCGGCGCGGGGGTCGGGGACCTCGCCGTCCCCGCGAACGCGCTCCTGAGCGTGACCGAGGAGGACGCACCCGTGCCCGCGGCCGCCTTCGGGGCGGCGACCGACGCCGGAGCCCGGGAAGTCAGCGCCACCGGGAAGCAGCGGTGA
- a CDS encoding PH domain-containing protein: protein MGSPSGPPFDPDDPDRERRERDTEPIPRVPPDEGPGYGSGPGLSDGPSLSDDVGYGDGPAYAGEGRSGRAWINDPEAGYQSPIISEDELAGLRADAAGNAPRRVLPLEDEPSSLVARYLFPTERFRGEWKRHWIHLATPILIGIAATFVLGYLSGFLAGQDVGALTTVAVLLWFAVMGWVAWKVADWWYDRFILTNKRVMVVNGIITRRVAMMPLVRVTDMKYEQTPSGRALNYGTFVLESAGQEQALREIKNLPNPNELYLRVVEEMYEPQAVEARLGKEQDEAKADDGA, encoded by the coding sequence ATGGGTAGCCCCTCCGGCCCACCGTTCGACCCCGACGACCCCGACCGGGAGCGCCGGGAGCGCGACACCGAGCCCATTCCCCGAGTTCCCCCGGACGAGGGGCCTGGCTACGGCTCCGGTCCCGGCCTCTCCGACGGTCCCTCCCTTTCGGACGACGTCGGCTACGGCGACGGCCCGGCCTATGCCGGTGAGGGCCGGTCCGGGCGGGCCTGGATCAACGACCCGGAGGCCGGCTACCAGTCGCCGATCATCTCCGAGGACGAGCTGGCCGGCCTGCGGGCCGACGCGGCGGGCAACGCCCCCCGGCGGGTGTTGCCGCTGGAGGACGAGCCCAGCTCGCTGGTCGCCCGCTACCTCTTCCCGACCGAGCGCTTCCGGGGCGAGTGGAAGCGGCACTGGATCCACCTCGCCACGCCGATCCTCATCGGCATCGCGGCGACCTTCGTCCTCGGCTACCTCTCCGGCTTCCTCGCCGGGCAGGACGTCGGGGCGCTCACGACCGTCGCGGTGCTGCTCTGGTTCGCGGTGATGGGCTGGGTGGCCTGGAAGGTAGCCGACTGGTGGTACGACCGCTTCATCCTGACCAACAAGCGGGTGATGGTGGTCAACGGGATCATCACCCGGCGGGTCGCCATGATGCCGCTGGTCCGGGTCACCGACATGAAGTACGAGCAGACCCCCAGCGGCCGGGCGCTCAACTACGGCACGTTCGTGCTGGAGTCCGCCGGCCAGGAGCAGGCGCTCCGGGAGATCAAGAATCTCCCCAACCCGAACGAGCTCTACCTGCGCGTCGTCGAAGAGATGTACGAGCCGCAGGCCGTCGAGGCCCGCTTGGGCAAGGAGCAGGACGAGGCCAAGGCCGATGACGGCGCATGA
- a CDS encoding DUF6758 family protein, whose protein sequence is MSVAVSCPRCGGPVRPPDLMHSETRCVRCGPVSPLHVPEHIGAEIVASVVERILGTADPPRRRPAPLWCPWPLPPGWTMTGVAYAGDDRTGVRATAVACAGPAPLGGGPADLVFVAEEPGVGLGTRLAGLVGPDPGPELADALTDPGPGHPEHVGQARIRAAGHPTPLWLVHSPTDRSAYAGEARGMWLHAIAWPASAGHLLAEDVELHDLTEWTPPELVYGAPSPYLHGRA, encoded by the coding sequence GTGAGTGTCGCGGTGAGTTGCCCCAGATGCGGCGGCCCGGTCCGGCCACCGGACCTCATGCACAGCGAGACGCGGTGCGTGCGCTGTGGGCCGGTGTCGCCGCTGCACGTGCCGGAGCACATCGGAGCCGAGATCGTGGCCAGCGTGGTGGAACGGATCCTGGGCACGGCGGATCCGCCCCGGCGACGGCCCGCGCCGCTGTGGTGTCCGTGGCCGCTCCCGCCGGGGTGGACGATGACGGGCGTGGCCTACGCGGGCGACGACCGCACCGGCGTACGCGCCACCGCGGTCGCCTGCGCGGGCCCGGCGCCGCTCGGCGGCGGCCCGGCCGACCTGGTCTTCGTGGCCGAGGAGCCGGGCGTCGGCCTGGGCACCCGGCTCGCCGGCCTGGTCGGGCCGGATCCCGGGCCGGAACTCGCGGACGCCCTGACCGATCCCGGCCCGGGCCACCCCGAGCACGTCGGCCAGGCCCGCATCAGGGCGGCCGGACACCCTACTCCACTGTGGCTGGTGCACTCGCCGACGGATCGAAGCGCGTACGCCGGCGAGGCTCGGGGAATGTGGCTACATGCGATAGCCTGGCCGGCGAGCGCGGGGCATCTGCTCGCGGAGGACGTGGAGTTGCACGACCTGACCGAGTGGACGCCACCCGAGCTCGTGTACGGCGCACCGTCCCCGTATCTGCACGGGAGGGCTTGA
- a CDS encoding TrmH family RNA methyltransferase translates to MTGDQLDVGVGPWAGDPPDDPRYDPELLAEGDRRNVVDRYRYWRREAVVADLDRRRHDFHVAIENWQHDFNIGTVVRNANAFLAAEVHIVGRRRWNRRGAMVTDRYQHVRHHETIEEFVAWAAGGDLPVVGIDNLPGSRPLETTTLPRRCVLLFGQEGPGLSDPARAACDQLFSIAQYGSTRSINAGVASGIAMHAWIRAHAGPPPA, encoded by the coding sequence GTGACCGGTGACCAGCTCGATGTCGGTGTGGGCCCCTGGGCGGGTGACCCGCCGGACGACCCGCGGTACGACCCGGAGCTGCTCGCCGAGGGAGACCGGCGCAACGTGGTCGACCGCTACCGCTACTGGCGGCGCGAAGCGGTCGTGGCCGACCTGGACCGCCGCCGGCACGACTTCCACGTGGCGATCGAGAACTGGCAGCACGACTTCAACATCGGCACGGTGGTCCGCAACGCCAACGCCTTCCTCGCCGCCGAGGTGCACATCGTGGGACGGCGGCGGTGGAACCGGCGTGGCGCGATGGTGACCGACCGCTACCAGCACGTCCGGCACCACGAGACGATCGAGGAGTTCGTGGCGTGGGCGGCGGGAGGCGACCTGCCGGTCGTCGGCATCGACAACCTGCCGGGTTCCCGTCCCCTGGAGACCACGACCCTGCCGCGGCGCTGCGTCCTGCTCTTCGGGCAGGAGGGCCCCGGCCTTTCGGACCCGGCCCGAGCGGCCTGCGACCAGCTCTTCTCGATCGCCCAGTACGGCTCGACCCGCTCCATCAACGCCGGGGTGGCCAGCGGCATCGCCATGCACGCCTGGATCCGGGCCCACGCGGGTCCACCTCCGGCCTGA
- a CDS encoding MaoC family dehydratase, with translation MQFGRYYEEFEVGAVYRHWPGKTVTEYDDHLFCLLTMNHHPLHLDAHYAESASQFKRNVVVGNYIYSLLLGMSVPDVSGKAIANLEVESLRHVAPTFHGDTIYGETTVLDKRESASKPDRGVVAVETRGYNQDGTMVCVFRRRVMVPKREYAAAAVPAGVDPERPSFPEPRRPDPR, from the coding sequence GTGCAGTTCGGCCGCTACTACGAGGAGTTCGAGGTCGGCGCGGTCTACCGGCACTGGCCGGGCAAGACCGTCACCGAGTACGACGACCACCTCTTCTGCCTGCTCACGATGAACCACCATCCGCTCCACCTGGACGCCCACTACGCCGAGTCGGCGAGCCAGTTCAAGCGCAACGTCGTGGTCGGCAACTACATCTACTCCCTGCTGCTCGGCATGTCCGTCCCCGACGTGAGCGGCAAGGCGATCGCCAACCTGGAGGTCGAGTCGCTCCGCCACGTCGCCCCCACCTTCCACGGCGACACCATCTACGGCGAGACCACCGTCCTGGACAAGCGGGAGTCGGCCTCCAAGCCCGACCGCGGCGTCGTGGCGGTGGAGACCCGCGGCTACAACCAGGACGGCACGATGGTCTGCGTGTTCCGCCGCCGGGTCATGGTCCCCAAGCGCGAGTACGCCGCCGCCGCCGTTCCCGCGGGCGTCGACCCGGAGCGGCCCAGCTTCCCCGAGCCGCGCCGACCCGACCCGCGCTGA